The Corticium candelabrum unplaced genomic scaffold, ooCorCand1.1 SCAFFOLD_66, whole genome shotgun sequence DNA segment cgttttgctgttgttttgaatGTTGTTTTTTGCTTTAGTTGCATATGGTTGTGAACTGACGCTAGTGCTTTTACCGTGTCTGATTATGAGACTATCATTTTGCTTAGACACATTAGTATGTGTACAcgtaatgtgtgtgtgaaatatACAAGCTTTGGCTTCTTTGGTTTCTGAACCACAAATCTTTCCAGCAAACCTTCAATGAAACATATGCAGAGTAATCTAGTAAACACCATATATGTTGTGCCAGATGCTTTTCCAGACTGCTGTATGTATTTTTGGGCTTTTATAATAAGTCTGGTTGTGGTATAAAAATTAGTCAGAATTAAAACAATTATTGGTAAAAAGCAGTTATGTAATTAGTGTAAATCATTTGCTTTTTGCAGTTGAAAACATAAATCTTTTGGTTGGAGATGAGTGCCTTTTGTTGTTGGCTGTTTGActtgtgttttttgttgctACTGCTGTGCGGTAGTCTGCATGGATCTGTTGTTAGGCAGCCGAAATGTCTAGAGTTACTGTAAACAAGATAGTGACACGCGTTGCCGTCAGCTTTCAACATGCAACGAGATAACAGATGGCACGTGCTATAGAGGCaagacaaacaatagcaatCGAGCACACAAGAGAAATGTCATCTAACTAATGTTTacaaactacaacaacaatttttaaaattaatgacGTCTTCCTTTTCAGTTCGTGCACGATTTTCCACTCATTCTAAAGTGCATGCACTCATGTCAAACGAGCAAGTGTCAGGTATCATGCAATGTGAACATGTACATGAGTGTATCTTAATCGGTCACGTAATCGCTCCACGcgtacatacatgtacctgTCGCGGCCGCAAACAAGCAGCGTTTTGCTCGATTGCATGAGTCAGTATGTATTGCTACGTTCTAGCAAGCTTCTTGCGCGTTTTCCGACTCGTACTTCACAGCCCATGGCACTTTCTCTTCGTAGTCTTCAGTTTGTTCTACGGCACTTGTGTCAAGCACAAAGCTTGAACAAAGTCTCGTTTGAGAAGTGAATCACGTGATTTGACGTGAACACGTGTTACTAGATGTCGTCGTCACTCTTTCGTGAAACTTCGAAGTGATCGTAATCAAGGAGTGTTTCTATCAACAGATATGGTAATTTAGTATATCATAATGCCGTTTCTGGTCTCCCAGACTCCCTATTGGGATGTGGGCTAACTAGTGTACTGCCTGGTCTATTGCCTATCTTTTCACTTGCTGTATACAGAAAGGAGGAACATTGTATTTAGAAAGAGCTGGCTTGGTGGAGTTGTTGTAATTGTCTGCAGCATCTGCTATCCCTATAATCGCAGCAGTTACTGTTAAATCATCAgtaaatgtttttaattaattaaatgtgggATGATTTGCTGCCAACTGTAATGTTTATATTGACAAGACCAAATATTTGTTTAACTTCTAGAAAGCTACTGACAGGCAATTTCCACGTGGCATATTACACAACAGCTTGagttgcatgcacacatgttggCAACATACTAAAAAATGCTGAATGTCATACGTCTTATTGCACAGCCAACTTCTTTTGTTTTTTTGGACTCAAAGATGCCGtgattttattttaaaataatttgtcaaaaaattgttttaatCAATTTACCAATTTCTGCAGTAATTCTTCGGAGATAGCATTGCACTTGTTGGTTTAGATACAATTATTTTTTTGTGGATTTTGCAGCGGATTTTAAAgtaaatttgtttattttgcttttaattaacaattgcAACCTTGAGAGTTTTGTGTGTTATTATGCTGGTGTCTAGAGATTTTGTATATCAAATTTTGTTTCTCTAACGAATGACTTGTCCTTTATTTAAAAGTATTTAAGAATAATTTTAAAGTCACGGAATGATACTATCTGAGCAATTCTTGTCAATTTTTGTCGCATAGTAACCAAAAAactgtttgttattttattgCTTTGCAGTAGTGCGGTAGTTTAGCCGTTTTGTTATCCGATACAACAGTATCCACAAGAGAGttgcgtgcacgtgcattGGCGCCACGCCACTCTTTGATATGCAACGAGATAACAAACGGTCACGAGCTACGAGCAAGCAAAAGCCATGCAATTAGTGCTCGCTCATCACGTGATTTACGCGCTTTTGTTCTACGAAAGGCTTTCACGAATTGTAGTTGAACATGGACATTATCATTATAATGAGTGTGTTGATAGGCCTTCTGCTACCTTTACTTGGATGGTTGTTTTGTTCTCGAAGACGTCCTGATCGACAAGATTGCGTGTCTAGAGCAATTCCTGATCGACAAGATTGCGTGTCTAGAGCAATTCCTGCTCTAAACGCGATGGAGGAATATCTTGGAACGGCTCAAACGGTTGCTAGCCAAATTAAAGATGTACACACGTGGATCGAAGGGCGATTTCCAGAAATCGTTGCAGTCAGAAGTCGTGCAAAAGCTATATTGGACACGAGCCAATTGCCAGTAAACGATACGACCATGGGACAACTCAAGAAGCTTGTCGACGTCCTCGAGCAATGCAACTCAATTCTCATTAGATGCCACTCGCTCACTAGTTCATGTATTAGATTGGGAACGGATGAACGAGCAGATTCACTTCGGGATAGTATCTCTAGAGAAAACTTGGACATCGCGGTAGTCAAGCAATTTATCGACGAGTTTCAGAAGAAAATGAAGCAAATAGAGCAAATACGTGAAGAATACGACGATATCGATTGCAACGGTGCTCTCGAAATAGCCAAAGAAGAAGTCGGCAAGttagaagaaacagagaagAGTCTTCAGAATACAAAGAAAGAGACTGAATCTACGAGAATCGTGGCTCGGGCGGGTGCGGTAGCATTGGGAGTAGCAGCATTAATAGCACCAGTTATTGTGCCAATAGTAGTAGGTGCAGCAGTTTGGCTAGGTTCCGAAGAGAATGCTCGTGATTTGCTTAGAACAATCGCTCGTGTACTTCCTTTGCTCAAGGAGTTGAAAGAAATGTTCGTGGCCTTGCACCATGGAATTGTGTTGTCACAGACGGATATGCATAAGATGGTTGAGTGGTATAGCCGTGCTGATGGTGACCGAGACCTATTGACACGTGCTCTACAGGACCCAGACTTTCCAAAAAAGTATCGTGTACATGCTATAGCAGATGGCTTGAGTCACCTGCTGAACAGTCTGTCTGAAACTTGATGTGGCATACTTCTTGTCACATTGACATGTTTACAAACTAAATAACTTGTTTCTTTTCTCTGAGGTACGCATCTTTTTGGAGTTCTGAGTTAAGAGAAACAGCTAGGTGTTAGCATATTTTTCTGACTGTAGAGTTGCTTGTTTAATTTGGCATTTTACATTGGATTATCATGCGGTTGCAACTTCGTGTATTGCAAGGTAGTGGTTGGATGGATTATGTGATCATATACTGTATTAAATGTAGCACGTGTCTGCCTAAAAatatacacaaaaacaaacgaaccaacaaaaacacacacaaacacacacacatacacacatacacacacacatacacacacacatacacacacacattcacacacacacacacacacacacacacacacacacacacacacacacacacacacacacacacacacacacacacacacaatctcgGTTACCCATCTATGATTCTGCGAACCTCAGTTTACACCATCCTAGTCTTGAACCATATTGCCCCATTTATAAGTTGGTCCAACCTTGCCCTACCCCTCTCAAGACATGTCAAACACACTGAACTACAAGAAGATATTGCACAACAACAAGCGATTGCAAAAGTTATTGCACAACAAGATATCAAACATCATTTCTTGTTGTAGTGCAATAGTGTTGTAATGCATTGTCTATGCAGTCAATGTGCGTACTAAATGTCTTTGTGGGCAAGATGGTCCAAGACAGGCATtgtgtattggtgtgtgtgtgtgtgtgtgtgtgtgtgtgtgtgtgtgtgtgtgtgtgtgtgtgtgtgtgtgtgtgtgtgtgtgcgcgcgtgcgtgtgtgtgcttacgtgtgtgcgtgcgtgtgtctaaACATGTTTGGCATAATAGCAGCAACTCAAATTATAGATGCAAAAACACAAATGCTGGCATTTTGCATAAAGTGTGCTACAACAATGTCAGCAGACAAGCTACTCAGTCTATTAGTAGAACAGTGTCATCAGTCACTGATTATTGTTCAATGCTTGACAGGCTGCACGATGCCAGTTTATCAAGATATGACTTCAATGTTGCAACCAGTGCTTTGTCTTCAAActtttctgtctttgtttgacTTTCATTTCTTGACTGAATAACATTCCAACAGCCAATGACATCCGAGGTTGCGCTGCTAAGAGCCAGTACCAATTtatcaattaagttaaagaTGTCGATCAAATGTTGAGCATTCTGTTTCACTTGGGCGATAGATTCTCTTAGATCGGAATGTTCTTGCACCTCACTTTCTGCACTAGCCTCGGTCGTTGGTAACACTTTAGAAATTGTGTTGGCAACAAATTTAAGCCAATTAGAGAAAGAAAAGTAATACCAAGGTGTGGTGGCATTGGCTTCTTCGATCTCCTTTAGTATTTCTCTCATGTTTGAATCTAAACGTTGAAACGCTCTTGTTTCTTTCCATCTCTGTGTTGTTTTTTTTACCGCTTCCAGACGAGTAACACAATGATGCAACAAAAGAACGACAAGTTGACGTTCGACTTTTTCTCCAGACAGCTGTGTGTGCGCTTCTTCTGTCAGTTTTCCGACTCCTACATTCCAGTACTGACGTGACTGATGCAGAAAAGTGTCCCTCACGTCTCTCCAACTGGACAGATCGCCTTTCACTTCGCCGAAGCGCATTTGGCaagatgacgtcatatttGCTAACTTTTGTCCTAGCTGACGCAACAATGATTCCAAAGTCAAAGTGAGATCCGGACTGACGACTTGTTCTACCTCTGAGAAAAGAGAAC contains these protein-coding regions:
- the LOC134197958 gene encoding uncharacterized protein LOC134197958 — translated: MEEYLGTAQTVASQIKDVHTWIEGRFPEIVAVRSRAKAILDTSQLPVNDTTMGQLKKLVDVLEQCNSILIRCHSLTSSCIRLGTDERADSLRDSISRENLDIAVVKQFIDEFQKKMKQIEQIREEYDDIDCNGALEIAKEEVGKLEETEKSLQNTKKETESTRIVARAGAVALGVAALIAPVIVPIVVGAAVWLGSEENARDLLRTIARVLPLLKELKEMFVALHHGIVLSQTDMHKMVEWYSRADGDRDLLTRALQDPDFPKKYRVHAIADGLSHLLNSLSET
- the LOC134197957 gene encoding uncharacterized protein LOC134197957 → MSALPQVESLAQAEEKDDVSLVCRCIADLDKASSVLGSLFSEVEQVVSPDLTLTLESLLRQLGQKLANMTSSCQMRFGEVKGDLSSWRDVRDTFLHQSRQYWNVGVGKLTEEAHTQLSGEKVERQLVVLLLHHCVTRLEAVKKTTQRWKETRAFQRLDSNMREILKEIEEANATTPWYYFSFSNWLKFVANTISKVLPTTEASAESEVQEHSDLRESIAQVKQNAQHLIDIFNLIDKLVLALSSATSDVIGCWNVIQSRNESQTKTEKFEDKALVATLKSYLDKLASCSLSSIEQ